One window of Saccharopolyspora phatthalungensis genomic DNA carries:
- a CDS encoding transglycosylase family protein produces MSRISSTQRKSTIGRVAARVTFAGLIAVAPLAAAVPADAASASVWNAVAKCESSGNWKANTGNGYYGGLQFTQSTWAAYGGTAYARKASGATREQQIAVAEKVLKAQGPKAWPVCSKKAGLSR; encoded by the coding sequence ATGTCGCGTATCAGCAGCACGCAGCGCAAGTCGACCATCGGCCGCGTCGCCGCGCGGGTAACCTTCGCCGGCCTGATCGCCGTCGCTCCCCTAGCCGCCGCCGTCCCCGCCGACGCCGCATCGGCGTCTGTTTGGAACGCCGTCGCCAAGTGTGAGAGCTCCGGAAACTGGAAGGCCAACACCGGCAACGGCTATTACGGCGGCCTCCAGTTCACCCAATCCACCTGGGCCGCCTACGGCGGCACCGCGTACGCCCGCAAGGCTTCCGGCGCGACTCGCGAGCAGCAGATCGCGGTCGCCGAGAAGGTCCTGAAGGCCCAGGGCCCCAAGGCATGGCCGGTGTGCTCGAAGAAAGCCGGACTCTCTCGCTGA
- a CDS encoding DUF1015 family protein, which yields MPVPAVSAPTRNGVSVAPFRGWRIAAHQLAARYATPWDRTGAAPAAEAARTFRAWQRSGAIVYDRQPALYAYEQSGPRGALRGVLGAVHLDSGLLPHEDVIPERIDGIADLMDEGAMNLDPLLLGYSGDGRTSTCLAQATQTVPVVEVLADDGQLHRVWHLTDNAALEEITGELATRPAFIADGQHRHVAARQLRREYYASGHGPGPWDYIPGLLVDVKRNSLQLAPIHRVLPFTDPQPALQAASRGFRIRPLPGELRQWLPVLKEQARGGPAFVVVTPAGAFLLSTPNRAVLESALKNCLPPMRRLHLSILHHVLIDELWRIPALPEYVAYEASAVNAVRQVRHRGGLAVLVPPPGQQDLATAAAAGVRLPRKSTSFIPKPHPGLVFRTIGQP from the coding sequence GTGCCTGTGCCTGCCGTCTCCGCGCCGACTCGAAACGGTGTTTCCGTCGCCCCCTTCCGGGGCTGGCGGATCGCCGCTCACCAACTCGCCGCTCGCTACGCGACACCCTGGGACCGAACGGGCGCCGCCCCCGCAGCCGAAGCGGCGCGCACCTTCCGCGCCTGGCAACGAAGCGGTGCAATCGTCTACGACCGGCAACCGGCTCTCTACGCCTACGAGCAGAGCGGCCCGCGCGGGGCCCTGCGCGGTGTGCTCGGAGCGGTTCACCTCGACAGCGGGCTGCTACCGCACGAAGACGTCATCCCCGAACGGATCGACGGGATCGCAGACCTCATGGACGAAGGCGCGATGAACCTCGACCCGCTCCTGCTCGGGTACTCCGGCGACGGTCGGACCAGCACGTGTCTCGCGCAAGCCACCCAAACTGTCCCCGTCGTGGAGGTGCTGGCCGACGATGGGCAACTGCACCGCGTTTGGCACCTCACCGACAACGCAGCGCTGGAGGAGATCACCGGCGAGCTCGCGACCCGCCCCGCTTTCATCGCGGATGGCCAGCATCGCCATGTCGCGGCACGACAGCTCCGGCGCGAGTACTACGCCTCCGGCCATGGACCAGGACCGTGGGACTACATCCCGGGTCTGCTCGTCGACGTCAAGCGCAACTCGTTGCAGTTGGCGCCCATTCACCGGGTACTGCCGTTCACGGATCCGCAGCCCGCGCTACAGGCTGCGTCGCGAGGGTTCCGCATTCGGCCGCTGCCTGGTGAACTCCGGCAATGGCTGCCCGTGCTCAAGGAGCAGGCGCGCGGCGGACCTGCCTTCGTCGTGGTGACCCCAGCGGGCGCATTCCTGCTGAGCACGCCGAACCGGGCGGTCCTGGAATCCGCTCTCAAGAACTGCTTGCCGCCGATGCGGCGGTTGCACCTGTCAATCCTGCACCACGTGCTGATCGACGAGCTGTGGCGCATCCCGGCCTTGCCGGAGTACGTCGCCTACGAGGCCAGCGCGGTCAACGCGGTGCGCCAGGTACGGCATCGCGGCGGCCTCGCGGTCCTGGTGCCCCCGCCTGGGCAGCAGGATCTCGCGACGGCGGCAGCAGCGGGAGTGCGCCTACCGCGGAAGTCCACGTCGTTCATACCCAAACCCCACCCCGGGCTAGTCTTCCGCACAATCGGGCAACCGTGA